In the genome of Persephonella sp. KM09-Lau-8, one region contains:
- a CDS encoding NADH-quinone oxidoreductase subunit I: MGIKKVGLNRNVQPQTIAEKIFFLDFMKGLKTTIKHLFRKVITVDFPFELVEPAPRFRGVHGLRNVDGTEKDDFEAWVKKLKIKPPEMGETRCIACKFCQAACPVPEIFIIKAEKLDVPEDHPHHGLKVLSQFDMDLSKCMFCGLCTLACPTICIIHTDIYDLSSYTRRGWVLDKDVLSKIADDFIARRGKEKYDDKSEWPDWQKIWDDADAARAKAWDNNPPKLGPNYADQQ; this comes from the coding sequence ATGGGGATTAAAAAAGTCGGTTTAAATAGAAACGTTCAGCCTCAGACTATAGCTGAAAAAATATTTTTCCTTGATTTTATGAAAGGGCTGAAAACAACAATAAAACACCTGTTCAGAAAAGTAATAACAGTAGATTTTCCTTTTGAGCTGGTAGAACCTGCCCCAAGATTTAGAGGTGTTCATGGCCTTAGGAATGTTGATGGAACAGAAAAAGATGACTTTGAGGCATGGGTCAAAAAGCTGAAAATTAAGCCCCCTGAAATGGGAGAAACCAGATGTATCGCATGTAAATTCTGTCAGGCTGCCTGCCCAGTCCCTGAGATATTCATAATCAAGGCAGAAAAGCTTGATGTTCCAGAAGACCACCCCCACCATGGCCTAAAGGTTCTAAGCCAGTTTGATATGGATTTATCAAAATGTATGTTCTGTGGATTATGTACACTGGCATGTCCAACAATATGTATTATTCATACTGATATTTACGACCTGTCTTCCTACACAAGAAGAGGATGGGTACTGGATAAAGATGTTCTATCTAAAATTGCTGATGACTTTATAGCAAGAAGAGGAAAAGAAAAATACGACGATAAATCAGAATGGCCAGACTGGCAGAAAATCTGGGATGATGCTGATGCCGCAAGGGCAAAAGCATGGGATAATAATCCTCCAAAACTTGGGCCAAACTACGCAGACCAGCAATAA
- a CDS encoding SAM-dependent methyltransferase — MKLTGKEELISIIKDRIKSEGKISFRDFMDIALYYPELGYYTSPEEKIGGFGDFFTASELDRAFGELLTKQFVEIYHKLGTDKFQLVELGAGKGYLAYDILNYLKSHYPDIYKKTEYIIIEKSPYHIQTQKKLLSEFENVKWVQDIIDFEDESITGVIFSNELFDAFPVHLIRKIKGKIYEVFITLDENEEVKEILEEANEDILRYLRELNINIPEGMQTEINLDAVDYIKKIGRKLKKGYVITIDYGYPSAELYKPYRMRGTLLCYYRHRYSENFYENVGMQDITSHVNFSALKYYGHVAGLDFTGFTDQAHFLTNLGLMDIFAQLQEQNDIESYERLNRLKTLVLPKGMGEKFKVLVQHKNVENPQIQGLEMLPYASDRYKL, encoded by the coding sequence ATGAAACTTACAGGTAAAGAAGAGCTTATATCAATAATCAAAGACAGAATAAAATCTGAAGGGAAAATATCATTCAGAGATTTCATGGACATTGCCCTTTATTATCCGGAACTGGGATATTACACATCACCTGAGGAAAAAATAGGTGGTTTTGGGGATTTTTTCACAGCTTCAGAGCTGGATAGAGCCTTCGGAGAACTCCTAACAAAGCAGTTTGTTGAGATATACCACAAACTTGGAACAGATAAATTTCAACTTGTTGAACTGGGAGCAGGTAAAGGATACCTTGCTTACGATATTTTGAACTACTTGAAATCCCATTATCCAGATATCTATAAAAAAACTGAATACATAATCATTGAAAAATCTCCTTATCATATCCAGACCCAGAAAAAACTACTTTCAGAATTTGAAAATGTAAAATGGGTTCAGGACATAATAGATTTTGAAGACGAAAGCATAACAGGTGTGATTTTTTCTAATGAACTGTTTGATGCTTTTCCTGTTCATCTTATTAGGAAAATAAAAGGCAAAATTTATGAAGTATTTATAACCCTTGATGAAAATGAGGAAGTTAAAGAAATTCTGGAAGAAGCAAACGAAGATATCCTCAGATATCTAAGGGAGCTAAATATCAATATTCCAGAGGGTATGCAAACAGAAATAAATCTGGATGCCGTTGATTACATCAAAAAAATAGGCAGAAAACTAAAAAAGGGATATGTGATTACCATAGATTATGGATATCCTTCTGCAGAGCTTTATAAACCATACAGAATGAGGGGAACACTCCTCTGTTATTACAGGCACAGATATTCTGAAAACTTTTATGAAAATGTAGGAATGCAGGATATTACTTCTCACGTTAACTTTTCTGCATTGAAGTATTATGGGCATGTTGCAGGATTGGACTTTACAGGTTTTACAGACCAGGCACACTTTTTAACAAATTTAGGTCTTATGGATATCTTTGCACAACTACAGGAACAAAATGATATAGAGTCCTATGAAAGGTTGAACAGACTGAAAACTCTTGTTCTTCCAAAAGGAATGGGAGAAAAATTCAAGGTCTTAGTCCAGCATAAAAATGTTGAAAATCCACAAATTCAGGGGCTTGAAATGCTCCCTTACGCCAGTGATAGATATAAACTCTAA
- the prfB gene encoding peptide chain release factor 2: protein MIVELKEKLEELTNRFENIKEILKPEELEEELSKLDNLMGQSDFWEDQKKAQEIASKRNSIANKLEEIKAVEKKLTDIDEYIQLLEMEYDEDTEKELEKELKVLEKEIDRLETASLLSGEYDFKNAILTLQAGSGGVEACDWTEMLLRMYLRWAEKNGFEIEMVDYQPDDVAGIKSATLIIKGPYAYGYLKGEQGVHRLVRISPFDSNKRRHTSFSAVSVIPEIGEDVKVEIKEEDLRIDTFRASGAGGQHVNTTDSAVRIVHIPTGITVSCQSERSQIQNRAKAMQMLKAKLYQYELEKQKEKQKELEGEKKDITWGSQIRSYVFHPYQMVKDLRTGHETGNIQAVMDGELDEFIESYLKWNANQQNHKE from the coding sequence ATGATAGTAGAATTAAAAGAAAAATTAGAAGAGCTTACAAATAGGTTTGAAAATATAAAAGAGATTCTTAAACCTGAAGAGTTAGAAGAGGAACTCAGCAAGCTGGATAACCTGATGGGACAGTCTGATTTCTGGGAAGACCAGAAAAAAGCTCAGGAAATAGCAAGTAAGAGAAACTCCATTGCAAACAAATTAGAAGAAATCAAAGCTGTAGAGAAAAAGCTTACAGATATTGATGAATATATCCAGCTTCTTGAAATGGAATATGATGAAGATACAGAAAAAGAATTAGAAAAAGAGCTTAAAGTCCTTGAAAAAGAGATAGACAGACTGGAAACAGCAAGCCTGTTATCTGGAGAGTATGACTTTAAAAACGCAATACTTACACTTCAAGCCGGCTCAGGCGGTGTAGAAGCATGCGACTGGACAGAAATGCTTCTCAGAATGTATCTCAGATGGGCTGAAAAAAATGGCTTTGAAATAGAAATGGTAGATTACCAGCCTGATGATGTTGCAGGTATAAAAAGTGCAACCCTTATAATAAAAGGTCCTTATGCATACGGATATCTAAAAGGGGAGCAGGGAGTTCACAGACTTGTAAGAATTTCACCATTTGACTCAAACAAAAGAAGACATACATCTTTTTCTGCTGTTTCTGTAATACCGGAGATTGGAGAAGATGTTAAAGTTGAGATTAAAGAGGAAGACCTGAGAATAGATACATTTAGAGCCTCAGGGGCAGGTGGACAGCACGTTAACACAACAGATTCAGCAGTTAGAATTGTCCATATCCCAACAGGAATAACAGTATCCTGCCAGAGCGAAAGGTCTCAGATACAAAACAGAGCAAAAGCAATGCAGATGCTAAAAGCCAAGCTCTATCAGTATGAACTTGAAAAACAAAAGGAAAAACAGAAAGAATTAGAAGGTGAGAAAAAGGATATAACATGGGGTAGTCAGATTAGGTCTTATGTTTTCCATCCATACCAGATGGTAAAAGACCTGAGAACAGGACATGAAACAGGTAATATTCAGGCTGTTATGGATGGTGAACTTGATGAATTTATTGAAAGCTATCTAAAATGGAATGCAAACCAACAAAATCATAAGGAATAA
- the queC gene encoding 7-cyano-7-deazaguanine synthase QueC, with protein sequence MEKAIILVSGGMDSATLLWLAKEKFKEVYAISFDYGQKHRIELDFAKELAKEAGVKKHFIVEVPHLKGIEGSALTDQNIEIPSESYPDEPPITTVPMRNLNFLAIAASFADVYEIETIGIGIHSVDSPYPDCRAEFASAAEAAINASSVMVAKKKNRITVWTPFLGMTKADVLKTGIKLGVPYEKTYSCYKGTIPPCGECATCQQREEAFEGLGLTDPWKIKREGK encoded by the coding sequence ATGGAAAAAGCAATAATCCTTGTATCAGGTGGAATGGACAGTGCCACACTTCTGTGGCTTGCAAAAGAAAAATTTAAAGAGGTATATGCAATCTCATTTGATTACGGACAAAAGCACAGAATAGAGCTTGATTTTGCGAAAGAGTTAGCCAAAGAAGCAGGAGTTAAAAAACATTTTATAGTAGAGGTTCCACATCTAAAAGGAATAGAAGGTTCTGCCTTAACAGACCAAAATATAGAAATCCCATCAGAAAGCTATCCAGATGAACCTCCAATAACAACTGTTCCGATGAGAAATCTAAACTTCCTTGCAATAGCTGCCTCATTTGCAGATGTGTATGAGATAGAAACAATAGGTATAGGAATACACTCTGTTGATAGTCCTTATCCAGATTGTAGGGCTGAATTTGCATCGGCAGCAGAAGCAGCCATAAATGCCTCATCAGTTATGGTTGCAAAGAAAAAGAACAGAATAACTGTCTGGACACCATTTCTGGGAATGACAAAAGCCGATGTTTTGAAAACAGGTATAAAGTTAGGTGTTCCATACGAAAAAACCTACTCCTGTTATAAAGGCACAATTCCACCGTGTGGCGAATGTGCAACCTGTCAGCAAAGGGAAGAAGCATTTGAAGGACTTGGGTTAACAGACCCATGGAAAATAAAAAGAGAAGGTAAATAA
- the topA gene encoding type I DNA topoisomerase, with amino-acid sequence MAKSKKIVIVESPKKAREIQKFLGKEYSVKATIGHFKDLPEKEMGVDLKTFKPKFVIKSKNHKKILSELKKLAENAEVYIATDPDREGYAIGYFMYDELKKKAKEIKRAEFHEITPKHIKEVIKKAPKFEETNFGLFDAFLGRRVGDRIVGYILSPVASKEIGGRFSVGRVQSPAVRLVVEREREIQAFKPTPYYVLSAILEKNNIKFTAFYEKQRIEDKELAEKIFNDIKTEDSAIVIDITKKQVKQSPKPPFTTSVLQQTANSQLRFSPEKTMMLAQDLFENGLITYHRTDSVRISDEAIKNIRKFIKEQFGEEYLPPKAKKYKSKNTQADAHEAIRITNFVPLEKQKQLVQEKGLTEDHFKLLKLIYQRTIASQMKEAIYERTTALFDIKGYRFKTTGSVLKFDGYKRLYNIEDKEETQQLPPLKKGEKIKKVDQKLEEKWTKPPPRYTEGSLVKKLEELGIGRPSTYATIMKTIKDRGYVVKEGNALKPTQAAYELIDYLDKKYHWVVDYDFTKKMEEFLDYVEQRKKDWKEFVKELYDKTQSSQKAVISKKMLNYALDLAKKHGKDISDILDNPEELKKFIDEHKETKPTEKQIAYAKSLAEKTGIELPEDVLEDKEKIKKWINKAKKEAMKTYQLSEKQKAILIKNGKEDLIDKPEKALKWLDSYFKKMRKK; translated from the coding sequence ATGGCAAAATCAAAAAAAATTGTAATTGTAGAATCTCCAAAAAAGGCAAGGGAAATACAAAAATTTTTAGGTAAGGAGTATTCTGTAAAGGCAACAATAGGTCATTTTAAAGACCTACCAGAAAAAGAAATGGGCGTTGACCTGAAAACATTTAAACCAAAATTTGTAATAAAATCCAAAAACCATAAAAAAATACTTTCAGAGCTAAAAAAATTAGCTGAAAATGCAGAGGTCTATATAGCAACCGACCCGGATAGAGAAGGATATGCCATCGGATACTTTATGTATGATGAGCTAAAGAAAAAAGCAAAAGAGATCAAAAGGGCAGAATTCCACGAAATAACACCAAAACATATAAAAGAAGTAATAAAAAAAGCCCCTAAATTTGAAGAAACAAATTTTGGTCTGTTTGATGCCTTTTTAGGCAGAAGGGTAGGGGACAGAATAGTCGGTTATATACTCTCGCCTGTAGCCTCAAAGGAAATCGGCGGAAGATTCAGTGTAGGAAGAGTCCAGTCCCCTGCTGTCAGGCTGGTGGTAGAAAGGGAAAGGGAAATTCAGGCCTTCAAACCTACCCCTTATTATGTCCTATCTGCAATTTTAGAAAAAAACAATATAAAATTCACGGCATTTTATGAAAAACAGAGAATTGAAGATAAAGAATTAGCAGAAAAGATATTCAATGACATAAAGACAGAAGACTCTGCAATAGTAATTGATATAACGAAAAAACAGGTTAAACAATCTCCAAAACCACCATTTACAACCTCTGTTTTACAGCAAACAGCCAACTCACAGCTGAGATTTTCTCCTGAAAAAACAATGATGCTGGCACAGGACTTATTTGAAAATGGTCTCATTACATACCACAGAACTGACAGTGTCAGGATATCAGATGAAGCAATCAAAAATATCAGAAAGTTTATAAAAGAGCAGTTTGGAGAAGAATATCTACCTCCAAAAGCTAAAAAATACAAATCCAAAAACACACAGGCAGATGCCCACGAAGCAATAAGAATAACTAACTTTGTTCCTCTGGAAAAACAAAAACAGCTTGTTCAGGAAAAAGGCCTGACAGAAGACCATTTCAAACTGCTTAAGCTGATATACCAGAGAACAATAGCCTCACAGATGAAAGAGGCCATTTATGAAAGAACAACAGCACTGTTTGATATAAAAGGATACAGATTTAAAACAACCGGTTCTGTTCTGAAATTTGATGGATATAAAAGACTTTACAATATAGAAGATAAAGAGGAAACACAACAACTTCCTCCTCTAAAAAAAGGAGAAAAAATCAAAAAAGTTGACCAGAAACTTGAGGAAAAATGGACAAAACCCCCACCAAGATACACGGAAGGTTCTCTGGTTAAAAAGCTTGAGGAACTGGGAATAGGAAGACCTTCAACTTACGCAACAATTATGAAAACAATCAAAGACAGAGGCTATGTGGTAAAAGAAGGAAATGCCCTTAAGCCTACACAGGCAGCTTATGAACTTATAGACTATCTGGATAAAAAATACCACTGGGTTGTTGATTATGATTTCACTAAAAAAATGGAAGAATTCCTTGATTATGTAGAACAAAGGAAAAAAGACTGGAAGGAGTTTGTAAAAGAGCTATACGATAAAACCCAGTCCTCACAGAAAGCAGTAATATCCAAAAAAATGCTAAACTATGCCCTTGACCTTGCAAAAAAACATGGCAAAGATATATCAGACATACTTGACAATCCAGAAGAACTAAAAAAATTCATAGATGAGCACAAAGAAACAAAACCGACAGAAAAACAGATAGCATACGCAAAATCCCTTGCAGAAAAAACAGGTATTGAGCTGCCGGAAGATGTTTTAGAGGATAAAGAAAAAATCAAAAAATGGATAAACAAAGCCAAAAAAGAAGCAATGAAAACTTACCAGCTTTCTGAAAAACAAAAGGCCATACTAATTAAAAACGGGAAAGAAGACCTGATTGATAAACCGGAAAAAGCTCTTAAATGGCTTGATAGTTATTTCAAAAAAATGAGAAAAAAATAA
- the gatC gene encoding Asp-tRNA(Asn)/Glu-tRNA(Gln) amidotransferase subunit GatC — translation MIDKETVINVAKLAKLNLTEEEIELFSKQLPEIIKFVEKLEELDTENILPFYELIQQETPMRDDIPEEGLPREEALKNAPQEKDGFFVVPRVVSAE, via the coding sequence ATGATAGACAAAGAAACTGTTATTAATGTAGCAAAGCTTGCAAAATTAAATCTTACAGAAGAAGAGATTGAGCTTTTTTCCAAGCAGTTGCCTGAAATAATAAAGTTTGTAGAAAAACTTGAAGAATTAGACACAGAAAATATATTACCTTTCTATGAATTAATTCAGCAGGAAACACCTATGAGGGACGATATACCTGAAGAAGGACTTCCAAGGGAAGAAGCCCTTAAAAATGCACCACAGGAAAAAGACGGATTTTTTGTAGTCCCAAGGGTTGTTTCCGCTGAGTAA
- the recA gene encoding recombinase RecA has translation MEETINQKELEAKRKALESALAQIEKKFGKGSVMTLSDEAVKSVEAIPSGSLTLDLATGIGGIPRGRVTEIYGPESSGKTTLTLHLIAEAQKRGGKAVFIDAEHAFDPKYAKAIGVNIEDLIVSQPDYGEQALEIAETLIRSGAVDVVIIDSVAALVPKAELEGDIEDSNVGLHARLMSKAMRVLKGAVNKSNTALVLINQIREKVGVMFGNPETTTGGRAIKFFADMRLEVRKKDIKDAGEKVGSRVKVKVVKNKLAPPFKEAEFDVIYGEGISKEGEILDLGEELGIIKKSGAWYSYGDMKIGQGREKAREFLKENPEIREEIEQKIREAITGGAQ, from the coding sequence ATGGAAGAAACCATTAATCAAAAAGAATTAGAAGCAAAAAGAAAAGCACTTGAGAGTGCCCTTGCCCAGATAGAAAAAAAATTTGGCAAAGGGTCTGTAATGACCCTCAGTGATGAAGCAGTCAAATCCGTTGAGGCAATACCATCAGGTTCTTTAACCCTTGACCTTGCAACAGGTATCGGAGGAATACCAAGGGGAAGGGTTACAGAGATATATGGACCTGAATCTTCAGGAAAAACAACACTTACACTGCATCTCATAGCAGAAGCCCAAAAAAGAGGTGGTAAAGCTGTTTTCATAGATGCAGAACACGCATTTGACCCTAAATATGCAAAGGCAATCGGAGTTAATATAGAAGACCTGATTGTTTCCCAGCCTGACTACGGTGAACAGGCGCTTGAGATTGCAGAGACACTTATCAGAAGTGGTGCTGTAGATGTTGTAATTATTGACTCTGTTGCAGCACTTGTTCCAAAGGCTGAATTAGAAGGTGATATTGAAGACTCAAACGTAGGACTGCATGCAAGACTGATGTCCAAGGCAATGAGAGTCTTAAAAGGAGCAGTAAACAAATCAAATACAGCCTTAGTCCTTATAAACCAGATAAGGGAAAAAGTTGGTGTAATGTTTGGAAACCCTGAAACAACAACAGGTGGAAGGGCTATCAAATTCTTTGCGGATATGAGACTGGAAGTCAGGAAAAAAGATATAAAAGATGCCGGTGAAAAAGTAGGAAGCAGAGTAAAAGTAAAAGTTGTTAAAAACAAACTGGCACCTCCATTTAAAGAGGCTGAATTTGATGTTATTTACGGAGAAGGTATATCCAAAGAAGGAGAAATCCTTGACCTTGGAGAAGAACTGGGAATCATCAAGAAAAGCGGTGCATGGTATTCTTACGGAGATATGAAGATTGGACAGGGAAGGGAAAAAGCCAGAGAGTTCCTGAAAGAAAATCCTGAAATAAGGGAAGAAATAGAACAGAAAATAAGGGAGGCTATCACAGGTGGAGCTCAATGA
- a CDS encoding type IV pilus twitching motility protein PilT: MELNEVLTKAVNSNATDIHLKIGRYPIFRINRKLVNIEEFGKITEQDVVNFINQVVKSEVKKAELIKKGELDISYSIPKVSRFRVNIYRQRGTYAFAFRILKTKIPSFEELNLPPKLSEIALERRGLVLVTGPTGTGKSTTLAAMIDYRNQNMEDVIITIEDPIEYVFRDKKSYIVQREIGLDTSTFSTALRAALREDPDVIMVGEMRDIETIETALRAAETGHLVFSTLHTQDAKETINRIIDMFPLEAKNHIRLMLASTLKAIISQRLIPRADREGIVPAVEILINTGAVFDAIIDPDKFEQITDLMEKGKTEYGMQTFDMAILDLYNKGWISYKDALAYATNPSDLDLKIKGVSSGEYDTGLYGFDGNV, from the coding sequence GTGGAGCTCAATGAAGTTTTAACAAAAGCAGTTAATAGCAATGCTACAGATATTCACTTAAAGATTGGTAGATACCCGATTTTCAGAATAAACAGAAAGCTGGTCAATATTGAAGAGTTTGGAAAAATAACAGAACAGGATGTTGTTAATTTCATAAATCAGGTTGTAAAAAGTGAAGTAAAAAAGGCGGAGCTTATTAAAAAAGGAGAACTGGATATATCATACTCTATTCCAAAGGTAAGCAGATTCAGGGTAAATATATACAGACAAAGGGGGACTTACGCATTTGCATTCAGGATTTTGAAAACAAAAATCCCATCCTTCGAGGAGCTTAATCTTCCTCCAAAACTATCTGAAATTGCACTTGAAAGAAGAGGTCTTGTCCTTGTTACCGGTCCAACAGGAACAGGTAAGTCAACAACCCTTGCTGCAATGATTGATTACAGAAATCAAAATATGGAAGATGTTATCATCACCATTGAGGACCCTATTGAGTATGTTTTCAGAGACAAAAAATCATATATAGTTCAGAGGGAAATTGGGCTTGATACTTCAACATTTTCAACAGCCCTAAGAGCAGCTCTCAGGGAAGACCCTGACGTTATCATGGTTGGTGAGATGAGGGATATTGAAACAATAGAAACTGCTCTCAGAGCTGCTGAAACCGGACACCTTGTTTTCTCAACACTTCACACACAGGATGCAAAAGAGACAATAAACAGGATTATTGATATGTTTCCTCTTGAAGCTAAAAACCATATCAGGCTTATGCTTGCTTCTACATTGAAAGCAATCATATCCCAGAGATTAATTCCAAGAGCCGATAGAGAAGGTATTGTTCCTGCTGTTGAAATACTGATCAATACAGGGGCCGTATTTGATGCCATCATAGACCCTGACAAATTTGAACAGATTACAGACCTTATGGAAAAAGGTAAAACAGAATACGGAATGCAAACATTTGATATGGCTATTCTTGATCTATATAACAAAGGATGGATTTCTTACAAAGATGCCCTTGCGTATGCTACAAATCCATCAGACCTTGACCTGAAAATCAAAGGTGTATCTTCTGGAGAATATGACACAGGTTTATATGGTTTTGATGGAAATGTTTAA
- a CDS encoding regulatory protein RecX: MKKIKSAALRLLAKRDYYRQELKQKLLQKGFDENQIDKVLDKLEEKGYINDDNLIQRHKELAIQKGKSPLYLKKKLYHKGISQIDFTYEEELEAALNLLQNKYKKQKNFYDVVKFLKNRGFSYGVIQEAANKFLNEEE; encoded by the coding sequence ATGAAAAAAATAAAATCTGCAGCTCTTCGACTACTTGCAAAAAGGGATTACTACAGACAAGAATTAAAACAAAAACTTTTGCAAAAAGGATTTGATGAAAATCAGATAGATAAAGTTTTAGATAAACTAGAAGAAAAAGGATATATAAATGACGATAACCTAATTCAGAGGCACAAAGAACTTGCTATCCAGAAAGGAAAAAGTCCTTTATATCTGAAGAAAAAACTGTATCATAAAGGAATATCACAGATAGATTTTACCTATGAAGAGGAGCTTGAAGCAGCATTAAATTTGCTACAAAACAAATACAAAAAACAAAAAAATTTCTACGATGTAGTAAAATTTTTAAAGAATAGAGGATTTTCTTATGGTGTAATTCAAGAGGCAGCTAATAAATTTCTAAACGAGGAAGAATGA
- a CDS encoding bifunctional riboflavin kinase/FAD synthetase — protein MKVLTEQDLPLKEETVCTIGSFDGFHIGHIHLLEKTKEEAKRTGRKSLVITFEPHPKKILSPQNAPCRITDLTTKLELLRYQKIDYVYVIHFTKEYAKKPAEEFLDFLTENLRCKKIIVGHDWRFGYGGKGCVEFASEYGKKAGFEVEVIPPIKIDRTRISSTEIRKLLKEGRVDEAEKYLGRTYCIKGKVIKGDRLGQKIGFPTINIIPDVDLCLKKGVYMGYVSFDHKLYPAVINYGTRPTVDGKKTFIEAHIIGEKLEKDIKEVKIFFKRFIREEKKFNNIQELQNQIKNDIQKAINALEVKT, from the coding sequence ATGAAAGTTCTCACAGAACAGGATTTACCCTTAAAGGAAGAAACTGTATGCACAATAGGAAGTTTTGATGGTTTTCATATTGGACATATTCATCTACTGGAAAAAACTAAAGAAGAAGCCAAGAGAACAGGGAGGAAATCTCTTGTAATTACTTTTGAACCTCATCCTAAAAAAATCTTATCTCCTCAGAATGCTCCATGTCGTATAACTGATTTAACTACAAAGTTAGAACTTCTAAGATATCAAAAGATAGATTATGTCTATGTGATTCACTTTACTAAAGAATATGCTAAGAAACCCGCAGAAGAATTTCTGGACTTTTTAACAGAAAATCTTAGATGTAAAAAAATCATAGTTGGTCATGACTGGCGTTTTGGCTATGGTGGAAAAGGTTGTGTGGAATTTGCATCAGAATATGGAAAAAAAGCAGGTTTTGAAGTTGAAGTAATTCCTCCCATAAAAATTGACAGAACCAGAATAAGCAGCACAGAAATCAGAAAACTTCTAAAAGAAGGCAGAGTAGATGAAGCAGAAAAATATCTGGGAAGAACTTACTGCATAAAAGGTAAAGTAATAAAAGGGGATAGACTCGGACAGAAAATAGGATTTCCCACAATAAATATTATCCCAGATGTTGATTTATGCCTGAAAAAAGGTGTTTATATGGGATATGTATCCTTTGACCACAAACTTTACCCAGCAGTTATAAACTATGGAACAAGACCAACTGTTGATGGGAAAAAAACATTTATAGAAGCTCACATTATAGGCGAAAAATTAGAAAAAGATATAAAAGAAGTAAAGATATTTTTTAAAAGATTTATCCGGGAAGAAAAAAAATTCAACAACATTCAGGAGCTTCAAAACCAGATTAAAAATGACATACAGAAAGCAATTAACGCATTAGAGGTAAAAACATGA